Within Betaproteobacteria bacterium, the genomic segment CGGCCGGACCAGAACTTCAGCCGCTCCTCCTCGCTCCTCGACACGGCGAAGCGCGTGCAGCCCGCCCGGCGCATCACCTCGGTGATCTTGCCGATCTCCTCGGCGACTTCCTCGGGCGTGCCGTCCGATTCGCACAGCAGGATCGCCTCGGCATCCAGGTCGTAGCCGGCGTGCACGTAATCCTCGACGGCGGCAGTGGCCAGCTTGTCCATCATCTCGAGGCCGGCCGGCACGATGCCCGCGCCGATCACCGCCGCCACCGCCTCGCCGGCCGCCTCGACATTGGCGAAGGATGCCATGACGACCTGCGCCACCTGCGGCTTCGGCAGCAGCTTGACCGTGACCTCGGTGAGCAGCGCGAGGAGCCCTTCCGAGCCGGTCATCACTGCCAGCAGGTCGTACCCCGCGGCGTCGAGGGCATCGGACCCCAGCTCGATCGCCTCGCCCTCGATGGTGAGCGCGCGCACTTTCTGGATGTTGTGCACGGTCAGGCCGTACTTCAGGCAGTGCACGCCGCCCGAGTTCTCCGCCACGTTGCCGCCGATGGAGCAGGCGATCTGACTGGAGGGATCCGGTGCGTAGTACAGGCCGAGCGGGGCCGCCGCTTCCGTGATCTGCGCATTCCTCACGCCGGGCTGGACGTGCGCCACGCGCGCAAGCGCGTCGATGCCGAGGATCCGGTTGAACTTGCCCATCGACAGGAGGATCCCGTCGGCCAGCGGCAGCGCGCCGCCGGAAAGCCCTGTCCCCGAGCCGCGCGCCACGACAGGGGTGCCTGTCTCGCGGGCGATCCTCAAC encodes:
- a CDS encoding FAD-binding protein; protein product: MRTPPSDMTPTPPPAELAERRNAVSAALSARLPTHAVLTAREDLLPYECDGLSAYRQTPLVAVLPGTVGEAAEVLRIARETGTPVVARGSGTGLSGGALPLADGILLSMGKFNRILGIDALARVAHVQPGVRNAQITEAAAPLGLYYAPDPSSQIACSIGGNVAENSGGVHCLKYGLTVHNIQKVRALTIEGEAIELGSDALDAAGYDLLAVMTGSEGLLALLTEVTVKLLPKPQVAQVVMASFANVEAAGEAVAAVIGAGIVPAGLEMMDKLATAAVEDYVHAGYDLDAEAILLCESDGTPEEVAEEIGKITEVMRRAGCTRFAVSRSEEERLKFWSGRKAAFPAVGRISPDYYCIDGSIPRGAVGRVLRRIGELSKHYGLRCANVFHAGDGNLHPLILYDANVPGEFEKTEEFAGDILELSIEVGGTITGEHGVGVEKIRQMCIQFKPTELAQFHAVKGAFDPLGLLNPGKGVPTLNRCADYGAMRVSRGQLPFPDLPRF